A window of Hordeum vulgare subsp. vulgare chromosome 5H, MorexV3_pseudomolecules_assembly, whole genome shotgun sequence genomic DNA:
AACCATGAGAAATGCTATTCCTTCGTTGacggaagctgtggtggaatatacaaggccacttcttcatggacccttcatgggtggagccctccgtggactcccgcagctattaccctccatgggttgaagtctccactaacttggacgtacgataacaccacctatcggaaccatgccaaaaatcgtcgtgtcaaactCTTTACGTTTGATATCCTAatatctactcctttacatgtgcaaagtctttacttttctactgccatatatgttgagtaGTATGTGTAGGGAGTACTAGAGTTGTTAATATTGCTGAAATTTTTCCCTCCTTAAAAGTTGGTAAGGCTAGGATATTTATCTAGACAAATAGTCtagtcacccccctctagacaactgattgagcaacaggatttgcattctcacataaaaatatgagaacacctcttaggaaagatctgaaatcaccacttgacatcgaagcaactgaattaccatgatccaacaaaacaaagggcgcggcttgcaattagccagaacaaactcatgagaaagatttccgttcgatattttcgtggacaggatcgcacgggctcgatttacagtagccatcaagtgcaaggcagtgcacccgacatacgaagtatccccgagtcgtagcaagctacaaggactctttaagacacaacgtgtaccgctgtaagtcgaccgtgaacaaacgaatccactagatgtcgaaccacaacctaacatcatgcatttgttggaagattgtcctataatcaactacttgaattcccacctatgaattcccgaaatatttggtcatgcaatctggtacacggatacaaggagtaataatcacacaactcctatactaacccgtcacttgtatcacatctgtcaacacacaaccagaatctcggaccttcatctactacagaccctcgtgatcacaatgatacaaagtatggcagtactcctgaacaatctgcaccagtgctggggacatcggggttatctcgccaccactagtattgaagcaattacgaacatccttcgttcttagatactaagaaatctgaatgataatgatgtgctcaagaatcccctggagctcaactccccggaagaaaatcaagtcagacaggaggcaccaagacagaactccgtcacatcagcatcatatagattccaaaaatatccgcgtgatcccaaaaaaaattgagtgggaagaggagtagagtaaattattacgccaagattcctcaccggagcatagaagaggagaaaaaagaatcctactccccgatatataactaagactcaaatagtttttcactagacttggcTCGGccgagttcgatcaatcaagggggctcctaggtcggtccttgctctgataccaacttgtcacgcccaagatgcgaccctatcctcaatttggcatgaaggcctcgtcagggatagaagcgcatctcgtcgtgtcgcaagaatggatatcgttacaagtacatgtactgaaaagaagagatatatatacagagttggcttacactcgccacaagctacatcagagtcacatcagtacattacataatcatcaagagtaagagcagggtccgactacagacgaaaacaaacgacaaaagaagaatgacgtccatccttgctatcccaggctgccgccctggaacccatcctagatcgatgaagaagaagaagaagaagcaactccaaatgaacaattaacgcgctcgcgtcgagaaaCCTCTACATGtacctgcagctggtgttgtagtaatctgtgagccacaggggactcagcaatctcatttccaaaggtatcaagactagcaaagcttaatgggtgaggtatggttaagtggtgaggttgcagcagtggctaagcatatatttggtggctaaacttacgagtacaagaataaagaggggggtgatctacgcataacggacgtcactacagatgatcaaatgaatgatcctgaacacctacctacgtcagacataaccccaccgtgtcctcgatcggagaaagaactcacgagagagacagtcacggttacgcacacagttggcatgttttagttaagttaacttcaagttatctagaaccagtgttaaacaaagtttccacgttgccacataaccgcgggcacggctttatgaaagatttaaccctgcaggggtgctccaactagtccatcacaaattaccacaagccgcatagaaatcctcaatcacgaagctcgcgatctcgtcggattccctagtggaaaacctcaactctgagtttacccaaagcatcaccggaatcccgatgcacaagatatctcgtcaaaggtaaaactaatccagcaaggccgcccgacgtgtcgacgtacccgataggagccgcgtatctcgttctcaggacacgacggatggaactagctacgagtgccaaacctcgagtttccccgtggtggcctcgcaggcagaccgtttgggaccaacaccatcagcactggcccccctgtttatgtgaaattactcctcgggtagcgctaactccgtatgcatttcaatttatcaaaattataatgttgggcaaatgtagaaccaaagttgggccttgccagaccagctttaatctaaaacgaattatcaagggggtccccataacaaccccgatcgtgttaggagcgctcgattatggaacataacaccggtagccaaaactaagggggcaaaggtggaacaaaacaccaggctagaaaggccgagccttccaccttttaccaagtatataggtgcattaaattaaatagcatttaatatggtgatataacaaggaacccatgctgtcACATgggagcatctgcacctgcaactagcaacgctaacaacatggataagcaagcggtaacatagccaatcagtggtttgctaggttgaacaggttgaaggtttcatggcattgttgagaggctgatatttaacatgtggtaggcaacgagacataaccgatagaaacggtaaactagcatggcaatgatagtaatggtatgtggagaaatgatcatcttgcctgagatcctgcttggaagaagaatgcctccgtgaagcagacgaaccgacgtagtcgaacgggtcctcacaatccggcacgttgcggaactctatcgagacgaagcaaaccggaacacaaatcaacacacggaattcaccacaagatgcacaacacatatgatgcatgagcagctgagtatatgcaagtcacggcatgacaattcacacaatcaaacactacacattaagtgaagttcaatatgcaacgagttcatatcgacgaaactccacatttaattatttagttcactcccgttcaggtacacgactatattaaatgttgttaaacatgacacgagagtgaagcacaaattaatctacctagctaggcattttaaatgagaccggaaacgacatatagcatctccgaaatgaccccactaattaaatcttaattctgtccagatttgtcctaatcacattttagatttgttaaacggcaaaacaaagtggttcacgtgattctactcgtcgtcctggtccatttacatatatggcacatctccaacggagctacggacaaatagttacgacctaaaccgttttcaacacattgacatgcaaaccgatgcaacagcacactaaacatttctaattatgcatgagagttggaaattattaacctacgcgaaattctagacaagttacaaatttgaatcactctgatccgatgcacggtttagaaactacgcccgtttgaaaaacaaagcttttcctgaaattagcaaagtccctgaaaattgaaaaaaaatctcACGACGTTAAAAAAAGAACAATGGGCCGAATTGCACTATTGTGCAGTGGCCCAGGGCTGAAATCGGCCCAAGTGGTGCTATggtcaagagaaaaaaaataaactcAGTAGCAAAAGAATTGAGGCCTCCATGGGATTTGATCCCGGGACCTCTCTGGTGGAGACTAAGGCACCAACCAGTCCAGCTACGAAGCAACTATGATAACATATGGTTTAGCCAATATGAAGGTGCATAAGGGGCCGACCTGaaccaaaaaaacaaacaaagcaGAATTAGGGgtgcctgggattcgaaccccagatcccTTGGATGAAAACGAGCGGCGCTAGGCACTGGGCTATGGTCGTGTTTGCGACCAACTACGGGTCCTGCGAATTTGAACCATATCAAGGTCGAGACTTAGTCTTCCACGAACGCACCAGGATCTCACCTTCAGATGCAGCAGACATACGCGACGGCGAGGCTTGCTGACGGTTGGAGGCGAGCTGGGGCTGCAGCGAAGTTCGCGGGAACGGGCTGACTGACTTGCCCCCGTCCAGATCCGGCACCTAGCTGTGCTTTGGAGGCAGCCGACTGGGTCAACGCCAACCCCATCCATGGTGCAGCAGTCCCTGGTTCAGAAAAGATtgtcagagagagagggagagcagagGAGGAAAGGAGAGGGAAGGAAGGGAGGCGCGCAGAGGCTCAACGTGGAGGAGCTCCTCTCCTCTGGGCTTGTGCGCGCGGAACGGGGCGAGCTCCTACGGGTTGCCAGCCGGTGGCGACGGGGCGGGCCTGAACGACGACGCCATGACTCCTATAGCTGCAAAAGAAACAAAGAGAGGGAActctcagagagagagagagaaacgaaAGCAGGGAGGAGAACGAGAGAGAGGCGCGGGGAAGCTCCGGACTCGGACGATGGGCATCTCCGGCGAGGCTCGGGACCACGGAAGCTGGCAGCGGCTAAACTGGGAAAGACCGCCGGTCAACGCGGGGGTGCAGCGAGCGGGATGCCGCTGCTGCTGGCGCTCTGCTGGAGCAGaccgagggaaggggctacgcgcACGATTGGGACGGCGGGGAAAACGAGGAAGGGAGACGGCGGCGAAAAACAAGGAAGGCGGTCTGAGCTATGTGGTTGGATGGGGATGGATGCCAAGGGGAAATTTtcagtgggcggcggcggcgagggtatTGATGGATGAGAAAGCTAGGGCTAGGTTAGATTAGGTGGTCTATATATAAGGTAGGTTAGATTAGGGATTATTTGGACCCTCCGATTCGGATCGGACGGTAAAAAAAACAACTAGGTTAgagagtccaatggacaaactggtgactgtttgcggtaaaacggggttgatccggatccaacggtcacgaccgccgggttcgggttccgggaggttttcggactgggctgcgcgtatGGTCGGTGCACTGAGTAGAGGGCCTCGGCGggaatgagagggaaaacgggcggcgcagcaacgcaatttaaaacaccgggacacgtccgacgaataactgtagacggtgccgctacggacgaccgttcgggtacaagacggactccgatcgcgacgaaattcgacaggcggcctagctaaaataaaataagaccgcacgtcaaatctcaacccgatcagagaaagttttacgcacactttaaaaccagggtttcgacggtgccgcggacgcgtgcgtgtgcggtcggactcagaacggacaacgacgagaaccgacaactactaacggatgcaagttttgaaaactggcggcacgaagatgccgatgcaatgcagatgatgcacatgatgcgacgatgatgcgacaaataaaataaatcatacgatgaaaacggaaaggaaagggaatcttctggaacgtcggcatcgggctgtcacaaggggggaggccgggcctcccaggcttgtgggccctctggacctcctctgccctaggttttgcgcctatatattccctaaaatcccagaaaaaatcaagagatcatcgaaagtacttttcagccgccgcaagcttctgtctccgtaagatcccatctggggcacgtgctggtgccctgccggagggggattcggatacggagggcttcttcatcaataccatgacctctccgatgatgcgtgaatagttcaccatagacctacgggtccatagctagtacctagatggcttcttctctcgcttggatcttcaatacaaagttcaccatgatcttcatggagatctatccgatgtaatcttcttttccggtgtgtttgccgagatccgatgaattgtggatttatgatcaaattatctatgaaccttatttgagtttcttctgatctctcttatgcatgatttcatatccttgtaattctcttcgagttgtcgttttttttggccaactagatctatgattcttgcaatgggagaagtgcttggttttgggttcataccgtccggtgacctcacc
This region includes:
- the LOC123396672 gene encoding uncharacterized protein LOC123396672, yielding MASSFRPAPSPPAGNPDCCTMDGVGVDPVGCLQSTARCRIWTGASQSARSRELRCSPSSPPTVSKPRRRVCLLHLKSSATCRIVRTRSTTSVRLLHGGILLPSRISAAGTCRGFSTRAR